From Solea senegalensis isolate Sse05_10M linkage group LG16, IFAPA_SoseM_1, whole genome shotgun sequence:
taacaaagaaatcaattaaTGATCATGAGAGTCGCCACACACGATGAAAGAAAAGGGTAAATCCTAATATTTTACAAGAATTTCGACAGGACGTAGCACACGCATAGAACAAATTAGGGGTGGGGTTGAGTTAGCCATCAATTGCTTGATTATTAAAAAGTCAATCAGTTGCCATGACGactcataaaatattaaaaacatacaaaacacacatttcatatcTTGGCGTGCACACAGTGTTCGTTTCCTTACCGAAGGGTCTCTTGGTGAGGTTGAGGCAGGACAGGTGATACGCTTTGGTGCACGTCTTCTTGCCGCAGAGCACCAGCTGTCCGCCGTCGCCACAGCGGAAACAGTCGTCCTCCGACTTCTTCTTTCCCTCCGCTTTCCTCCGCTTGTACTTTCTCTTCGCCCGCTTTCCCTTCGCGTCGGCTGTGTGGCCGTTTGAGTTCTGTGGACGTtagatattgagattttagacatttccctggtaattgttggagattaagccacATTTGTAGCTTTGTTAAGCCTTTTGAACGGAGCTACAGTTCGGCGTGATCCTCCTGTGACAGATTTTAAGAGTCTGGGCAGAGCTGAAAAGAAGTCTCACCTTGGGCCGATCGCCGAGAAAGCCGCTGCAGTTCGGAGCGCCGCAGCGACACACCGTCTTCTCGTTGCCCAGACAGTCCAGGTTGTAGTTGAAGGTCAACTCGGTTCCTGCAatccacaaaaacaataataatgatgatgatgatgatgatgaagacgagcAGGTTGGACTCGTTTGGAGAAATCCCGAAGCTGGTCTCACCTGCTGGGACGTCACAGACGGCGAAGAGGCCGACTCGCGTGTCGCCGTTCACCGTCCACTTCTGCGTCTCACAGTTGGGCTGACAGCTGTGGTTCATGAAGCGAGAGTAGTTCCCCTTCGGCCCGGCGTCGATGATCCGGTcctgaagaaacaaacaaaacagagggaaaactgAGTCAGTGTCAGGATCGTGGTTAATTACAGAAATGATATTGTTACTGAATTATTGGCCAGTCCAAGGCAGAGGATCTTTAACAGTAAAGATGGACATTTCTTACATGTCTCATTTTTCTCATTAATTGACGCAGAGAAAGTTTGGTCGGCGCCACAAAAGTAGGAAAAGTTCGACGTCCAGCCCATAAACACTCACCTTATCGATTGTGAGCATGTAGAAGTTGGTGATGTTGTTTTCATGGGCGTAATTGATCCTCGCCCTGCACTCCTCCTCGTCGATCAGCTCTCCGATATATTCATTCACAAACTCGCCCTGTTGAGGAGAATCACTGGTCAGAGCAGAGACAACGGACCAGACGCTGAGAAcgatgactttttaaaaaaacgctCCCTCACCTTCTTGATGTCCCGCAGCGCGACCAGGCCCCAGCCTTTGCCGGGCGTCTTGATGATCTTGGTCTCCGGGTAAAGGCGTTTGGTGAAGTCCTGGTTACAGCAGCGCTCTCCGGTGGGACAGACCTGCGGGTGACACTCGTACTGCAGCATGCGGTTCAGACACTCCGACTCAAAGCCGCACGGCCGCTCGTCCGTCGGCTTGCAGTTGCACTTGGGGATCTCGAAAATGTCGGCGGTGTAGACCTGAACTTTGCCGAAGGGTTTGTTGACCTGAGCGAAAACATGCGAGCGTtcaatgtcaaaataaaaacaaaaatccagaaGAGATAAAAGCAGTGAACTCCTCAGACATAAAAGAAGAGATGAACTTTCCCACCTTGATAAATTTGTATGGCGGCGGCTTTCGACTGTACTCTTGTGCTTCCTTGGCctcctgtttcatttttatctcCTTGAATCGAGCTTCAGCCTCCAACAGAGCTGAGGGGGgagaaagtaaagtaaagtaaagtaaaggtcACGTCATTCTACATCTGTGGAAACATTCATCTGATCATCGAGAGGAAGCTGGAAAAAGATGTTTCTAGGTCAACACTGGAATCAAATAATCACCGAGAGCTGCAAcgaacgattattttcataatcgatgaatcggttgaAAATGTTGAGTCAgggtttgtcaaacctggaaatgatgattcacttttaataatttctgttatgtggagcaaagaaacaaagaaaacactcacatttaagtagctgaaacaatcagaaatcttgattaaataatgaaaatgcttcaaaactaataatcgattatcaaaatagattaCATTGTAATATGGTAGtaaattttttttcaattgtcaattattttgataatagatcaatgttttattttttttacaattctccgatttttcagcttcttaaatgtgaatatttttcatctatttttgctccatttaacagagaaatccttttggtttgtggacatttgacaACGTTTTCCAGCTTTTTCCGACATTCTCTGGACTCAATAACTTTTCTGttatcatgaaaataataattagttgcagcactgttgaacaatttgaaTCTCAATTTTGGCAACATGAACATTAACATTATTGAAAATGCAAAGCAAACAAGCGCCCCCTAAACCACATAtgacaaacacagctgctgctgttccctaCACAATGCGGCTCagtatgtattcatattattgtCACTTAAAAAACGAAATCAATAAATCACTGCAGCAAAATCATGATGGTGCAGCGCTCTGAACAAAGAATTGGGGAGCGTTACCGTTCTTAAAGACTTTGCCGATGCCAGTCCTCTGGTGTTTGCTgcctctgtctccctccatgTAGGGAAACACGCGGCCCTGGTGAGTCCAGAAATAATCCTTGGAGCCGAAGAAGAAGACGGGAAACTCTCCGATCTCGTGGCGAAGGTGCTGGATGTTGGTGGGGATGTTTCGCGGGTGGTGGATCTCTGCGGGCCACCATCTGAggggaggaggcagcagcagcagcatgagtaACTCTGGCTACATTATAATCTGCATTAGCGCCGAGACGAGTTGGAGACATTTCTGTCACCTGTATGTTCCCAGTTTGACCCAGATGATATCTCTGTATTTGGGTTTCTTTCCGGCTCTGCAGTCGTTGCAGAACCAGCTGCCGTCGGGCATCGCGATGTTCAGGCAGTCGGGGTGAAAAGCGGCCGGACAGGACTCGCAGCACAGCAGCTGACCTCCTGTAACACAGAAGGACAAATCCTGTTACACCTGGAGGACACGTCACAGACGTGAAGTTCATCTGTACAACGGTGATTAAGACCAAGCTGCCACTCAGTGATCAACCAACACtctatattttctgtttcaggGCTTTAACATTGATTCCAAATCATCCGACATCTGTTCCAACAGGGTGGGGAAGCTCTgcagtttttgttgatttttaaatttATCTGTTGTGTTACGGTACTGATGTTTAAATTGTCACTGTGGACTGATTAAGACACCTTGAAGTTCAAattaaatccttaaaaaaaaaacccaacacatttGAGTTCAAAATACACAGCAAAGAAACGCATCAGACCTTCTTTTTCAACATTcacaatgtatttattgttattactcaGACGTTTATGTCTGTGTAGTTTAGTCCTTTGAATGTCTTTGTCCCAgttgtgtgtattgtttgtaTTAATATGTGTATCAGCCCTACTTGGTtttgttcactcattcatttgctTTTTCTTGGTTTAATTCATTCGAATGTAATAAAACacgtgctatagaaataaagcgGACTTAAAACCACTGCTGTGGTGATAAATAACTTGACTCCCAAACCTTTGGAGCAGACAAAACACCAGCTGACGTTGACGTGGCTGTGGTGGCTGTAGCCCTTTTTGGCGTTGAAGTGGTTGGTGCAGATGATGGCAGTGTTGGTGATCATCTCACTGCCCGCGGCCACACACAGGTCACCGACGTGATACGCCACCGGGCAGCGGAGGCAGCGCATTAACCTTCCTGCAACATGGAGCGGGAGATTACACAGACGTACAGTGTCCCAAAATACAGATGCAACCGTTTTAAAGACAGAAACTGATATATATGTCCACCCAGGGTCAATTTCTACACTTTTCCAATACTGTATAGCTTTGGTAAATTTATATGAGCATATACTCAAAATGATTTCCCTCTTTTTATCAAATGAAAGATGGTACAATGTGCTAATCAACCCAAATCATGTCTATTATAGTGATGATCACACACTTTTGCGAGGTCCAGACAGAGAagttttcattcaaacagtCAAACCTACTTTAATGCTCCAGCTAATGGCTGCTATTTATATAAAATTGCTATTTCAGGCActttttgaaaacacaacatacaaatTCAAGCATTTTCAAGGATTTCGAGCCCCAACACCCTTAAGAAAAGATTTAAATCAAGTAGTAATTCATCCTTCACTCAGCACCGGGACTGAACTAAACGTTTAGATTAAACTCCGACAGTGAAGACATCCTCACCCTTGGTGGACTTGTGCTTGGTGCGGCAGCCGTAGTGGCAGCTCAGGCAGGTGTGGAGTGGACAGCGGAAGCCCTTGTTGTCGAATAAAGTGAGGGGGTTGAGGCGGGCGCACGCCTCGTGGTAGAACTTGCCGCAGTGCGGGACGTGGCAGCGGCGCACCTTTCCCTCCGACTGTTTACAGGTGAAGCACGAGTGGATTCCTGGAGGAGAGACGGAACAGCTGCGATTAAACGTGCACTCACGTCGCTGCTTTTTTCATCACAGACTCTGTATGTATAAGAAAAGCATCTTCAAAGAttagtgaatgtgtgtgtgacgttgttttgttcaaatgttcaTGAAAGGGACAGCTCCAGAAAAAGACACTTAGATAATTAATACATGAATgaatatattatttgttttgatatgtatgcatgtatcaATGTGATGTGCATCTCAGAAATGTCATTATTGAAATGTGAAAGAGTgcccaaataaaaaaagagaaaaaaaattgtaaaagaAAGACACTGAAATTAATAAAATTACAAGAAAAGTGACATTAGAATTAATCTcccatcaaaataaaatcattaaaaatactaCACATTGTCAGCTCACAGCTTCTGCAATGAtaggttttcattttaaagctgtgtgacttttaaatatacacaaatgttcactttatCAGCTCCCACACCGTGCGACTCGCACACGCTCTCTGGTGGAGACGAGGTGAAAGTACAATTGCAACACAGCAGCGGTAAAATACAAGCACGAGCACTGtggctgaaaatgacagaagtcaaccactggagctttaaattcAATCCATTTCataacaatgtaatgtaattaaagtCCTATTTGTGACTTAAAGAGGTTCGtaagtcaaaaacaaaagtaaaaaagtaaaaaaggacTTAAAAAGGACTAtgcaagtaaaaaaataaagaaagaaataaaatcactgaCGCGTGGATGTTCAGTGTGAACGTCTCACCTGAGCTGCACTCCTGACACAGCAGCTTGTCGTCAGGTTTGAAGGACAGACCCAGACAGTGGAGGTGAAACATGCCGCAGCATTGGCCTTCGCACGCCACCAAGTCCTCACCAGCCTGctcacacatctgtgtgtgtgtgtgtgtgtggaggaaaataaaaacccagatgaaaacacacaaaaatctgGAGAAGACGAGCAGTTTTTAACCAAAGATATTTGTAAGATATACAGTAATGTgcaggtttgttgtttttacgtctgtcaaattctgtgatcttAATCATTTGGACGGAAATGATATAACGTAAAGTTGGTTTCAAATATTAACAAACTGTCCGGGAGTTGAACTCATCCAACATGTTCATGTGATGATCCAACATGTCTTAAAtaaaccagatatttattattatggttCCACTCCCGGTTCAAGAGAGCCAGGGTCGTACTGTCGTTCAAGTGTTATTTTAACAATTGTATTTTCTGAACGTGTTccaataaataaagataaaaaggtAAGTCAATTTCGACACTtcccaaaattaaaaaatacttcAGTCAGACATACCTGGCAGACAAACTCTTTCTTGCGTTCGCCTTTCTTTGTCCCGTCTAAGCTGTCGCTGGGAGAATCCGGACGTCCTTCACTTCCAGATCCCTGCGACAGACAACACGGACGTTAGATgaactttaataaaaacagtCGTTCAATCAAGTGAAGCCCGGGTTATAATAGACTTTCCTTTTAAAACGCACTCTAcgctttaaaatttaaattgcaATCATGCCCGAGGACGTTCTTTTGATACTAACCCTACTAAGTGTTAGCCTCTCACCTCAGGATCAGGACATGGTGAAGTCCTCCTCTTCTTTGCTTTCGCAGGCGTGGCCTGGCTCTCTCCATCctgtttccttttcctcctgcGCTTTGGTTTCTCTGCGTCTTGGTCGCCTGTCAAAGATGTTTGAAGTAGAATCACCACATGCTGCGGGAGCGCGACTTCTCTCTacgccacagacacagagtgtgAAGGGTTTGTTTACCAGTGAGGGGGTCTTTTGAtttcctctgtcttctcttGATCTCTTTGACGTCTGTCACGTCAGTTTTCTTCCGTCGCCTTCGCTTCTTCTCCGTTCCGTCCGAATTCAAGGCCTGAGGATTTAAAGCGTCACTCAGTACGTGGATGTGATGATAAACGAGGAAAGGCAAAGTCTTAATTCAAAGTTTTGGGCTACGGTAGATGCAGATCTTTAGAAATGCTAATAATCTAAGCCCTTTGTCAATTTCACCTGTTTAATgataaacaatacaaaaaaaactgctcaaCTTCAAGAACCTGTTGTTGAACAACACTATCTAGtaaattatatacagtatttacaataAGTTAAACAAgttaatgagggaaaaaaaagtataattaatTGTCGTCACACCAGAACTCacttgtttttcagtgtctgtgtttattttacgtCTTTTCTTCGGTTGCTGAGTCTTGTCGACCGCCGCGTCCGTTAGCTGCCTTTTAacgctcttctttctctccctcttcactGGAGAcaaaatttgaatatttaaccacattcattcattgtagAACGGGGTGAAATTTTGAACAGCaaattcaaaacatttcaaactcctttttttttttaacaaaagctTAAGAATTCAATTGAAAGTATTTTGTGAGCCAAAGGAAACATAAACTTAGCCTGAGGAGGAAACAGCAGTGTCCTTAATCAAGAATGGAGGACAGACTGCTTACTTTGATTTATCAGTCTGTCAACACACATTAACCCTCTTGTCTACGGTCTTAAGAACGGAGAAAGGTTATTGCGATAAATactagggatgggcatttcCAGCAAAAACGCTATTCTTCACTCCAGGGCATAGGAAAGTAATACAGGGTTCACACAGTGGCCCCAGACTAGGGCTGCACGATTCtgggaaaaaatatgaatagctattttttttgtggcttttgtgatttttttcccacaaatcgAAATGTTTAATGCACTCATGAACAAAAATATGccctaataataacaaccacAGTTATTTACTGGTCACGTGTGGTGatgtccagcagcagcttctgccATATGACCTCACCTGCCGAGGTCAGATTTATATCAACCGATGACTAGTGCTCGTATCGAACTTCGAACCAACCTGGAACTGAGACCGCTGCTTCGTCAGTTGAAGGAACCAGCTTTGATTTCCTTTTCTTCACGGTGTCAGAAGAGTCGTCCTTTGCGGACTTCTTCCTTCTCCTGACCGTCTTGGTGGGAGGCTGAGTCTGTCGGGGTCgcctctttttcttctcaggCTGATTATCTGGATTAGTGGTGGAAGAATCCTGCAAAAAACACAACCAGGTGGAATTGAACTTGGAGCCATTCAACATTGGGTATATctatttttcatattcttttcaATTGTTgcttttttggcagaaattaccaataaaagtaaaagtaaatataaaaaagaaaattatgaaGCAGCTCTTAAATCTTTGTAAATCACTTAATCACTTAACACAAAGGCCTGCATCAggacatattttattatatatatattaaaaaacaacaagagtcAATCCAATGAatccgcttcttaaatgtaagaAAACCCAGTTTTACATTTCTAATGAGATAATATAAGACAATCTGTCAGTGGAAGAGGCTGCTACTTCCTTGACTTCTCTGTTCTTCATCAACTGTTACTTGCACAATGAAGACAACgcatatctacatctgctgtgacgtTGGGTTTCGTTGCCGGACCTACCAGCACGGAGGGAAGACCTGGACTGAGCCGCGACGCCGTCTCCTGGTTCGTCTCGCTGTCCGGTCTCGGTTTCAATTTCTCCAGGATGAGGGGGTTCAGGTGAGGGCCCTCGTCGTCGTACACAAACGTGAAGTTCATCGTGCGGTCCTCCAGTGACATGCCGACGGCCTCCTTGGCCTGGATGATGCCCATGTTCCACTGGGCCTGGACTTTCCGTGGCACGGATGGAGCCGCCTGCGCAAAAGCAGCACGGTTAGACGACAAAAGAGGCACAAGACAGTGGTGAACGATGATAGCACCTCAATATCAATACAACAATAACAGTggccacacattcagctccacAGTTTTATGGGTTGCCTTTTTGTTGCAATTTATCCATAAAAGCAAACTTTGTTTGAATCCCAcaagggaaaataaaagcaaaacttgttttatatcctttctttgtgtgttttcaagatgaaaaacacatcGAAATTCGAGTTTGGTGTGAGAAAACCTGATTTTTAAGCCATATCATCCAGCTCCAATTCAGATAAATAACCATATTCAAAAATAAGGTGTAGATTAATGTTTGCATTCATTAGAAGCACACATTTCCGACatgaaatgttaatttaattaaaattggcCTGACAGATTGACTGCTGCACCTCTACACCACACCGATTCAAAGCAATAGAATGTGATTTACGGTTTTGTGGATGCCGCAGGAGTTGTTCTGAGTCCGTCTGTTGCGCTGGCTGAGCTCCTGGTATTGATCTtctccagtgaaggacacaATGTTCTTCTCAAATATGTAGCCTCTTTCTGGAGCGTCTCCAAAATACTGTACGTGGTAAAGGAGGCCTCCTCTGATTCTGGGCGCTGAAAACAAACCggaaaaatgaataatgacatAAAGTTAAACTTGAAAACCGATGTAAATAACTTGGCACTTAAAAAGTCCAGGTGGTCGTGACTCACTCACCTTTCGGTTTGTGTTTGAAGTGAGTGTTGAATTCCGGGTCTGTGGTGACCATGCAGGGCCACCAGGGGTATCCCGACACTTTAGTCCAAACCACGTCGCCAACAGAGAAACCAACCAGGAAAGGAGACGCTGTGACCTCCACAGACAACTCTGGGATGAGTTCaaactgcagaaagaaaaatgcGTCAATAGAATCAATAGATTCCCACAAGTACACATCACTGTCTGTGCATTTTTCCCCtacaaatatgaacaaataaacagaatataCTGAAATGGCTTAAAGACTAGTTTTATGTCATAGTCATATAATAGTACATAATAAcccacagaaatgttttttatacAATTACATTAAAAGACACTTGATATTACTGTAAGTCAGTGGAACAGGCCGAtatttctcctttttaaaattaaaaatactttacAAAATTTCACTGTAGTGGAGACATAAAAGGTAGATTCAATAACTGAAGTTCATTTTTTCCTATCATTTATCATTAAACGACTAAATATAtggtaaaagaaaatcataaaataaaaatctgcatTAGTTATTAGATTTCTACAAATTGGCACTGATCATAGAAAAACCCATAATGGTCGGATATACATCGGCATATCAGATATAGCATAACTGGAATACTACACTATAGACAAATGCAAGTTCTAGCTTTTAATAAATAAGGGATAAAAGTTAACCTCATCATCTGCatctgctgcatctgctgcatctgcttcttctccttctccatctGCAGCATCCGTGTGGTCAATTTGCTCCAGAGCCATTAGGGAGGAAGTGAGGTTTGGTTGAGGTTTTGGTTTTTGAGGTCgccctctccttttcttctcGTCCTGTCTCATCTCAGGTCCAGATATAGAACCTTCACTGGCTGTGGACAAACTGGTCCCATTGGCACAGCAGGGTTCAAACAGCGGCTGCGTGACCACCTGGGGTATCGTCACCTTCAGCTCGGGTTCTGTATGAGGAGTGCAGTTGTGCTGGTGGGTGCCATTGGTGGCCGGGGCTTCTGCACCTTTCAGCATCGGTGGCTCTGGGGCGCAAAGCTTTGGCAGCGCGTCCTGGTCTCCGTTCAGCACCCGGGAGGTGAGGTCTTTGAGCCTCTCGTGGCTGTGGTTGTTGTGACTGTGGCCGGCCATCTTCTGAAGGACACCGTCTTGTAGTGTGGCAGCCAGCTGTGCAGCAGCTTTGTCCATGAGCAGAGCAGGGTCACTGCTCATGTCCCCCCGACCCTTCCGGACACTGAGGGACTCTGGTGGCTGCTTCATGCTGATTGGGTTGGCTGGTTCGGGCATCGAAGGCAGAGAGCTACCTTTAGCGTCCATCCCCACGAACCCTCCTCCGGGctcactgagcagcaggggAGACACAAAGAGACTTGTCATTCCAGCGGTTCACTCACAAATCATAACCAAGACCAAACAGTACGGTTGGACAGTAtgactaaatatatatatcatggtATTTTTCTGAATTTCAACAGTTTAACGTATACAACGGTATTTTGTGTATATGCACGAGTGAGTGCTCCAGCAAGAGCAAGGCACAAaatactctcacacacacaccaattttCAACTGTATACCGCCCAGCACTACAGATGCAGTAGATTTCAGTCACTCTTCCCTTTAAACAGTGTGTGAATTTAATAGTAAATTTatgtttttgcagaaaaataGTGTCTCCATACTGTCTTGGACCAGCAATGTTATTAAATGATAGGTGATACTAAGaatgaacaattaatcaaaatgttttcaaaatcagAATATGACCTACTGCacttttcaaatcgcaggatgTGCAGtatttcttaaatgtgtttctaaaattaccattttagatgAACTGCCCTGGCCTATACATATATCATATTCTACGGACTGAAAAAACATCTtagtttctcacagatctgcacaaagatcacacaataatcatttttaaatatgttattcaaatggaAATTCCCTCTCATATTGCGaatcaaattgcaatttcagtcaaaaataatcacaattattttttggttggtcagtaaaacaaaaattcaacatttgttgacatttaatggaccaaacaatgactTGACTGATCTGACTGACTTCAGCAGCACCATAATCATCATATCGATATATAAAGAACCTTTCTGACGCTGCTAACAAAGAAATTACATCAAGATGAGAGCATTATTGAGTTATTGCCAAGGCACAAATATCGCAATAAACACCGTCCCGTGGGGTTGTTAGTGTGGTACCGTATCTTCGGCTAAGATCTTTAGTATCAACAtctctaaaatttgacaaaatggcCCACAGTCGCTGCAGCAGAGCATGAAAAGAGTGTTGAGCGCAGGGAGCTGCACCTGTCACATCGTGTTCACACAGAGtacttttgcatgtttttcatgaGACAGATGAGCCATTGATTACAAGTCTGCAGCGACAATCGCTCAAACAACGATAGACTCACATAATACACGGGAGAGGAGTCAACGCAGCGTTTAAATGCACATGAACAAAAGCCACCGGGGCGGAAGGAAAAGCCTCTTCCCCAGAGACAGTTTCTCCTTACCGCGACTGTTCCAAGTTGCTTTTCTCCTGGAGGACTTAGCTTCGGCTGCTAGCTGCCTGCAGCGGTGAGGAGAAAGCAGGGCTCCGGGCTCCAGCGCATGCAGCGAATGCCCAATGAGTGTGTGGCTAACCGTGCCGCGTAATCACCGCATCACCGGCGAGAAAAGCCGCGGAAATGGAAGCAGCTGACAAGTCTGAGTAAACGCTGCACTGGCCGTGTAAATAACTGCAGGAGACCGTACACATCCTAGTTAGACaaaacaccaccaacaacagGACTGAACTCAACCCCGAACGTTTGGAACAACACTTCAGACATTTTGGCTCAAACTCAGTGGCCCCCTGGTGCCTGCCGTAAAATGTCCCACCTCAGCCAGCGATTATCCATTAATGTCACGCATGAAGCGGGCTCCGACTATAACATGGTGTGGGAGCCACGATGTGGGAATAGCATGGATTCCAGTTGAGGACGAACACAGTCTAATCTCTGTCAGTAGCCATTACCCCCGCGTTCCAGCAAATAGACAAAGCCGCCACTGCCGCCACCCCGACGCTAAATTCAATTAAGTTAGCCACAAGCTATCGTAACAAATCAATGCAAAACGCGCATAAACGGCGCAGTGGGTGGACGAACGAGTGTGGTTGATTGTTACGGTCGTGTCGCCACTGTTTCGGTGATATTTGCTCGATTTGTAGGCGCCATGACAGCTCGTTTCAACAAGGATAGCCGTGCTAGCCAAAGCTAACCAGAGTGCCGTTGAAACACAGTGAAACTGCTCATTTAACATTAGCGCGGtgagctagctagctagccGGCTAGCGGGGTCCTCCGCTGCTAAAATGGATGATCGGCCACGAACAAGTGTCCTTAGAAAAAGCTCCGCAGCGGCTAAAAAGCCTCCAGGTGTGACGGTGACGCGGCCGAAGGAGTGCGTGTTTGTATGCGGTTACCTGTTGAATCTCCTGTTGGTGTTTAAAGGCAGAAAGTGTCCGCATTCATCCTGTAAACGGAGTCTTTCATTCAGGTCGAATCAAAAAAGCTTGCGGGAAACTCAAACCGTGCGGCCGACCAGCGCGAAAAATACTCACTTCCGATTGGTCGACAGCGGAGAGAGGATCCAACCGGTcctttcaaaaaaaatcaaccGTAGGAAGTGACTGACCCCGGTGTCCCCGGTGTGTCCCCGGTGTCTCCTCCTCACAGCACCAGCAATAACTCACTTATTAGTTTATTAGCGAGGAAAAATGTAAATCATACGGTAATGGCCGCTGCAGGTATTTTAACTAATGTTTGAAACTCAAAATAAATACGATCGATAGATACAAATATGTGCGTTCtctccaaataaataaaaagttaaaaagaaagataagGATGAACAACTATACATTTCATGTAGAATCTACATAGATAGACAAACAGATAGACTGTTTATATATagtgtgtacatactgtatatgcaataTATAAATTACGTAATTTCaattacaacaacaactactactacttccttcctcttcctttctttctgtgtgtgtgtgtgtgtgtgtttca
This genomic window contains:
- the nsd2 gene encoding histone-lysine N-methyltransferase NSD2 isoform X2 gives rise to the protein MDAKGSSLPSMPEPANPISMKQPPESLSVRKGRGDMSSDPALLMDKAAAQLAATLQDGVLQKMAGHSHNNHSHERLKDLTSRVLNGDQDALPKLCAPEPPMLKGAEAPATNGTHQHNCTPHTEPELKVTIPQVVTQPLFEPCCANGTSLSTASEGSISGPEMRQDEKKRRGRPQKPKPQPNLTSSLMALEQIDHTDAADGEGEEADAADAADADDEFELIPELSVEVTASPFLVGFSVGDVVWTKVSGYPWWPCMVTTDPEFNTHFKHKPKAPRIRGGLLYHVQYFGDAPERGYIFEKNIVSFTGEDQYQELSQRNRRTQNNSCGIHKTAAPSVPRKVQAQWNMGIIQAKEAVGMSLEDRTMNFTFVYDDEGPHLNPLILEKLKPRPDSETNQETASRLSPGLPSVLDSSTTNPDNQPEKKKRRPRQTQPPTKTVRRRKKSAKDDSSDTVKKRKSKLVPSTDEAAVSVPVKRERKKSVKRQLTDAAVDKTQQPKKRRKINTDTEKQALNSDGTEKKRRRRKKTDVTDVKEIKRRQRKSKDPLTGDQDAEKPKRRRKRKQDGESQATPAKAKKRRTSPCPDPEGSGSEGRPDSPSDSLDGTKKGERKKEFVCQMCEQAGEDLVACEGQCCGMFHLHCLGLSFKPDDKLLCQECSSGIHSCFTCKQSEGKVRRCHVPHCGKFYHEACARLNPLTLFDNKGFRCPLHTCLSCHYGCRTKHKSTKGRLMRCLRCPVAYHVGDLCVAAGSEMITNTAIICTNHFNAKKGYSHHSHVNVSWCFVCSKGGQLLCCESCPAAFHPDCLNIAMPDGSWFCNDCRAGKKPKYRDIIWVKLGTYRWWPAEIHHPRNIPTNIQHLRHEIGEFPVFFFGSKDYFWTHQGRVFPYMEGDRGSKHQRTGIGKVFKNALLEAEARFKEIKMKQEAKEAQEYSRKPPPYKFIKVNKPFGKVQVYTADIFEIPKCNCKPTDERPCGFESECLNRMLQYECHPQVCPTGERCCNQDFTKRLYPETKIIKTPGKGWGLVALRDIKKGEFVNEYIGELIDEEECRARINYAHENNITNFYMLTIDKDRIIDAGPKGNYSRFMNHSCQPNCETQKWTVNGDTRVGLFAVCDVPAGTELTFNYNLDCLGNEKTVCRCGAPNCSGFLGDRPKNSNGHTADAKGKRAKRKYKRRKAEGKKKSEDDCFRCGDGGQLVLCGKKTCTKAYHLSCLNLTKRPFGRWDCPWHHCDVCGKNSEAFCQLCPNSFCKAHQEGALRPWPPTGQPCCQEHEEPEGAADPDKGADAETSGAAATAGRSAKASRKTEGAKTKASKRKAAEA